In the Oncorhynchus keta strain PuntledgeMale-10-30-2019 chromosome 29, Oket_V2, whole genome shotgun sequence genome, one interval contains:
- the LOC118361908 gene encoding uncharacterized protein LOC118361908 isoform X4, protein MANCMFFHTQIASIMEMLANAAVADICKLVDDDYAVFRLEITKSKKENRAMRRKLQQLELKVARERSERTTRKRVLDSRPSSVKILDRYRGMSRDGGHLTGGYRSFVKPAEHVLWRDDQPIAVDEESGTSTQHVIVIESADAKAAGYGGSSLVKQERTEGEEDPRHSRDIQTGEEAGVVPPVATKIIATSPQPITRCSITEFSGKPNAVLKSETDTETLTHRLLHTGSDHSLDTERLQLGPLGCPPAPGSEYLLHGNPNPRTVHSHRDAGDVLETGNDPSCSYTIEMDPGNMPLGLERQTDLSRGDWNQYSSSVYSEGCLDKKGEVIVVDEVTVKVEGDAPLTWNVDETHLGEGHSQGRDLLDYRESLETNPYVSTHSPLHKLRPRDPVSMSMGLSDQVLNSNNRARAETQGGGATSGNSKDKPFLCKFCNKSFSCLQKVEIHQRVHTGVKPFSCTQCHMCFAQAGDLKRHHRVHTGEKPFSCHLCPASFSHSSNLKRHLKVHTGERPFACTHCGKRFSERRYLRIHQQKKHSTV, encoded by the exons atggctaactgtatgttttttcacactcaaatagcctccatcatggagatgctagcaaatgcagccgtggcagatatctgtaaactcgtagacgacgactatgcagtgtttcgtttggaaataactAAAAGCAAAAAAGAAAACAGAGCAATGCGGAGGAAACTACAGCAACTAGAACTGAAGGTGGCACGGGAGCGCTCCGAGAGGACAACGAGAAAGCGCGTCCTCGACAGTCGTCCCAGTAGTGTCAAGATCCTCGACCGATACAGAGGAATGTCAAGAG ATGGAGGACATCTCACTGGAGGCTACAGGAGCTTTGTGAAGCCAGCAGAACATGTCTTGTGGAGAGATGACCAACCCATAGCTGTAGATGAGGAgagtggaacctcaacccagcATGTTATTGTGATAGAG TCTGCAGATGCAAAGGCTGCAGGTTATGGAGGATCATCTCTGGTCAAGCAGGAGAggactgaaggagaggaggacccacGACACAGCAGAGACATCCAGACTGGAGAAGAGGCTGGCGTAGTGCCCCCTGTAGCCACAAAGATAATCGCCACCTCACCCCAGCCCATTACTCGATGCAGCATCACAGAGTTCAGTGGAAAACCAAACGCCGTCCtcaagtcagagacagacacagagactttAACACACAGGCTTTTACACACAGGATCTGACCACAGCTTAGACACAGAGAGACTGCAGCTGGGACCACTGGGCTGTCCTCCTGCTCCCGGCTCAGAGTATTTACTTCATGGTAATCCAAACCCAAGGACAGTTCATTCCCATCGGGACGCAGGTGACGTGTTAGAGACTGGCAATGATCCGTCTTGTTCTTACACTATAGAGATGGACCCTGGCAACATGCCCTTGGGtttagagagacagactgatctgtctagaggggactggaaccagtacagtagtagtgtgtaCTCTGAAGGGTGCCTAGATAAGAAAGGGGAGGTTATAGTCGTAGATGAGGTGACTGTGAAAGTGGAGGGTGACGCTCCTCTGACATGGAATGTAGACGAGACTCACTTAGGAGAAGGACACTCACAAGGCAGAGATTTATTAGATTACAGGGAAAGTTTAGAGACAAATCCATATGTTTCGACCCACTCCCCTTTACACAAGCTCAGGCCTCGCGACCCAGTGTCCATGTCGATGGGGCTTTCCGATCAGGTATTAAACTCAAACAACAGGGCTAGAGCCGAGACTCAGGGAGGGGGAGCCACATCAGGCAATAGTAAAGATAAACCTTTTCTCTGCAAGTTCTGTAACAAAAGCTTCAGCTGCCTCCAgaaggtggagatccaccagagggtccacacaggggtgaaacccttcagctgtacccagtgtcacatgTGCTTCGCCCAGGCTGGTGACCTGAAGAGGCATCacagggtccacacaggggagaaaccgttCAGCTGCCACCTGTGCCCGGCCAGTTTCTCACACTCGTCGAACCTGAAGAGACACCTGAAGgtccacacaggagagaggccGTTTGCCTGTACGCACTGTgggaagaggttctcagagaggagatacctcaggatacaccagcagaaaaaacATTCCACTGTATAG